The following are from one region of the Stenotrophomonas lactitubi genome:
- a CDS encoding dicarboxylate/amino acid:cation symporter, with the protein MHIPTAAPVPSKPLPLYRQLYFQVIVAIVLGAVLGHYEPLIGEKMKPLGDAFINLVKMIIAPVIFLTIVTGIAGMTHLRTVGRVFAKAMAYFLFFSTLALIVGMIVAHVVQPGAGMNINPAELDQTAVHSYVEKSHDLTLVGFLMDIIPKTLLSAFVDGNILQVLFVAVLFGIALASVGEKGKPIQNFLEALVAPVFKLVHILMKAAPIGAFGAIAFTIGKYGVGSLVNLAWLVGSFYLTAFLFVAVILGVVCRLCGFSVFKLARYLKAELLLVLGTSSSESALPSLMEKMERAGCSKSVVGLVVPTGYSFNLDGTNIYMTLAALFIAQATNTELTLGHQIALLLVAMLSSKGAAGVTGAGFITLAATLAVVPEVPVAGMALILGVDRFMSECRSLTNFIGNAVATVVVSRWEGALDRDRLKLALDGRESELPPPVDAVPLAMAEALPAKG; encoded by the coding sequence ATGCACATCCCGACCGCTGCGCCGGTGCCCAGCAAGCCGTTGCCGCTCTACCGCCAGCTGTACTTCCAGGTGATCGTGGCGATCGTCCTGGGCGCTGTCCTCGGCCACTACGAGCCGCTGATCGGCGAGAAGATGAAGCCGCTCGGCGATGCCTTCATCAACCTGGTGAAGATGATCATCGCGCCGGTGATCTTCCTGACCATCGTCACCGGCATTGCCGGCATGACCCATCTGCGCACGGTGGGCCGGGTGTTCGCCAAGGCGATGGCGTACTTCCTGTTCTTCTCCACGCTGGCGCTGATCGTCGGCATGATCGTGGCGCACGTGGTGCAGCCCGGCGCCGGCATGAACATCAACCCGGCCGAGCTGGACCAGACTGCGGTACACAGCTACGTCGAGAAGTCGCACGACCTGACCCTGGTCGGCTTCCTGATGGACATCATTCCGAAGACGCTGCTCAGTGCCTTCGTTGACGGCAACATCCTGCAGGTGCTGTTCGTGGCGGTGCTGTTCGGCATCGCGCTGGCCTCGGTGGGCGAGAAGGGCAAGCCGATCCAGAACTTCCTGGAAGCGCTGGTCGCCCCGGTGTTCAAGCTGGTGCACATCCTGATGAAGGCCGCGCCGATCGGTGCATTCGGTGCCATCGCCTTCACCATCGGCAAGTACGGCGTCGGCTCGCTGGTCAACCTGGCCTGGCTGGTCGGCTCGTTCTACCTCACCGCCTTCCTGTTCGTGGCGGTGATCCTGGGCGTGGTCTGCCGCCTGTGCGGCTTCTCGGTGTTCAAGCTGGCCCGATACCTGAAGGCCGAGCTGCTGCTGGTGCTGGGCACCTCGTCGTCGGAGTCGGCGCTGCCGTCGCTGATGGAGAAGATGGAACGTGCCGGCTGCAGCAAGTCGGTGGTCGGCCTGGTGGTTCCCACCGGCTACTCGTTCAACCTGGACGGCACCAACATCTACATGACCCTGGCCGCGCTGTTCATCGCCCAGGCCACCAACACCGAACTGACCCTGGGCCACCAGATCGCGCTGCTGCTGGTGGCGATGCTCAGCTCCAAGGGCGCGGCCGGCGTCACCGGTGCCGGCTTCATCACCCTGGCCGCCACCCTGGCGGTGGTGCCGGAAGTGCCGGTGGCCGGCATGGCGCTGATCCTGGGCGTGGATCGCTTCATGAGCGAATGCCGTTCGCTGACCAATTTCATCGGCAACGCGGTGGCCACGGTGGTGGTCTCGCGCTGGGAAGGTGCGCTGGACCGCGACCGCCTGAAGCTGGCGCTGGATGGTCGCGAAAGCGAACTGCCGCCGCCGGTCGATGCCGTGCCGCTGGCGATGGCCGAGGCGCTGCCCGCCAAGGGCTGA
- a CDS encoding OprO/OprP family phosphate-selective porin → MRPIPTLLALSLAALPAFASAADFDNWPTKYTFGDGTELAATANIAYDYNDFSSASGIEDDDAVRRKEFGATLKKKGVYDAMVYYDFQADTWLDVFVRFESKAFFGRDVGRFRFGYMKTPVGLDANTSSRAGSFLETALPVQAFYAGRRTGVEWVLERPQYLLQAGAYGGKDLQGDNPGTTQAVRAVWTPVKAPGDVIHLGLAYSQENPRGYHDGRDVHHEASARLRARPEAGLTDIRLVDSGALVTADQIRRTGLEGIWIRGPFSLQAEALQATVTRNDGKPDYTGHGQYAMASWVLTGESRPYNAGAVANIKPAHDYGAVELVARYSRLDLDDGSILGGRQHDLTLGANWYLTSHFKFQANYVKVDASRRGVHSTPEIFELRAQMHF, encoded by the coding sequence ATGCGCCCGATTCCCACCTTGCTCGCCCTTTCCCTGGCGGCGCTTCCCGCCTTCGCTTCGGCTGCCGATTTCGACAACTGGCCGACCAAGTACACCTTCGGCGACGGCACCGAACTGGCCGCCACCGCCAACATCGCCTACGACTACAACGACTTCTCGTCCGCCAGCGGCATCGAGGATGACGACGCGGTGCGCCGCAAGGAATTCGGCGCGACCCTGAAAAAGAAGGGCGTGTACGACGCGATGGTCTACTACGACTTCCAGGCCGACACCTGGCTGGACGTGTTCGTGCGCTTCGAGAGCAAGGCGTTCTTCGGCCGCGATGTCGGCCGCTTCCGCTTCGGCTACATGAAGACCCCGGTCGGCCTGGATGCGAACACCTCCTCGCGCGCCGGCAGCTTCCTGGAAACCGCGCTGCCCGTGCAGGCGTTCTACGCAGGCCGTCGCACCGGCGTGGAATGGGTGCTGGAGCGTCCGCAGTACCTGCTGCAGGCCGGCGCCTATGGCGGCAAGGACCTGCAGGGCGACAACCCCGGCACCACCCAGGCGGTGCGTGCGGTGTGGACGCCGGTAAAGGCACCGGGCGATGTGATCCACCTGGGCCTGGCCTATTCGCAGGAAAACCCGCGCGGTTACCACGATGGCCGCGACGTGCATCATGAAGCCAGCGCGCGCCTGCGCGCCCGCCCGGAAGCCGGGCTGACCGACATCCGCCTCGTCGATTCGGGCGCGCTGGTCACCGCCGACCAGATCCGCCGCACCGGCCTGGAAGGTATCTGGATCCGCGGTCCGTTCTCGCTGCAGGCCGAAGCGCTGCAGGCGACGGTCACCCGCAATGATGGCAAGCCCGACTACACCGGCCACGGCCAGTACGCGATGGCCAGCTGGGTGCTGACCGGCGAATCGCGCCCGTACAACGCCGGCGCCGTTGCCAACATCAAGCCGGCGCACGACTACGGCGCGGTGGAACTGGTGGCCCGCTACAGCCGCCTGGACCTGGACGACGGCAGCATCCTCGGCGGCCGCCAGCACGACCTGACCCTGGGCGCGAACTGGTACCTGACCAGCCACTTCAAGTTCCAGGCCAACTACGTGAAGGTCGATGCCAGCCGTCGCGGTGTGCACAGCACCCCGGAGATCTTCGAACTTCGCGCGCAGATGCACTTCTGA
- a CDS encoding NADP-dependent malic enzyme, which translates to MSNEDFKQAALDYHRMSPPGKIKVSATKPMLTQRDLSLAYSPGVAYACEAIKADPQQASELTARGNLVAVISNGTAVLGLGNIGALAGKPVMEGKGVLFQKFAGIDVFDIEVDENDPDKLVDIIASLEPTFGGINLEDIKAPECFIVERKLRERMKIPVFHDDQHGTAIIVGAAVLNAMAITGKKIEEVKLATTGMGAAGISCVNMLVQLGLKPENILAFDREGVIHTGRTDLDPEKQRYARDTDKRTLAEIVDGADIFLGLSAPGILTAEMVKTMAPDPVIFALANPTPEIMPELVRAARPDAIIGTGRSDYPNQVNNVLCFPYLFRGALDVGATAINEEMKIACVRAIAALARRAATDMGSAYGGETPSFGREYLIPRPFDRRLLVELSAAVAQAAMDSGVAARPIADMEAYRQKLSQFVYRTSLMMKPVYDRARSDKQRVVYAEGEEEVVLQAVQNVVDDGLAHPILIGRPEVIESRIERLGLRLKIGENIEVTNINDDPRFNEYWQYYHGLTGRRGVTVAAAKNLMRSRPTLIAAVMVARGEADAMLTGIVGRFHKKLGYVRSVLPLESKVTSTSAMTGVINQQGVFFFVDTHVQEDPTAEQLCEATLQAAYRMKLFGVEPKVALLSHSNFGSHDSKDALKMRQVRELLLKRNPRLNVDGEMQGDTAWDEALRQKLLPGSTLQGRANLFVLPNLEAANIAYNLVRVFTDGVAIGPILMGVNKPVHILTTSATSRRILNMTAIAAVDAQIRKQIEAEKKA; encoded by the coding sequence ATGTCCAACGAAGATTTCAAACAGGCCGCCCTCGATTACCACCGGATGTCTCCGCCCGGCAAGATCAAGGTTTCCGCTACCAAGCCCATGCTGACCCAGCGCGACCTGTCGCTGGCGTATTCGCCGGGCGTGGCGTACGCCTGTGAAGCGATCAAGGCCGATCCGCAGCAGGCCAGCGAGCTGACTGCCCGCGGCAACCTGGTGGCGGTGATCTCCAACGGCACCGCGGTGCTGGGCCTGGGCAACATCGGCGCGCTGGCTGGCAAGCCGGTGATGGAAGGCAAGGGCGTGCTGTTCCAGAAGTTCGCCGGCATCGATGTGTTCGACATCGAAGTGGACGAGAACGACCCGGACAAGCTGGTCGACATCATCGCCTCGCTGGAGCCGACCTTCGGCGGCATCAACCTGGAAGACATCAAGGCACCGGAGTGCTTCATCGTCGAGCGCAAGCTGCGCGAGCGCATGAAGATCCCGGTGTTCCATGACGACCAGCACGGCACGGCGATCATCGTCGGTGCCGCGGTGCTGAACGCCATGGCGATCACCGGCAAGAAGATCGAAGAAGTGAAGCTGGCGACCACGGGCATGGGCGCGGCCGGCATTTCCTGCGTGAACATGCTGGTGCAGCTGGGCCTGAAGCCGGAGAACATCCTGGCCTTCGACCGCGAGGGTGTGATCCACACCGGCCGTACCGACCTCGACCCGGAAAAGCAGCGCTATGCGCGCGATACCGACAAGCGCACCCTGGCCGAGATCGTCGACGGCGCGGACATTTTCCTGGGCCTGTCGGCACCGGGCATCCTGACCGCCGAGATGGTCAAGACGATGGCGCCGGATCCGGTGATCTTCGCCCTGGCCAACCCGACCCCGGAAATCATGCCGGAACTGGTGCGCGCTGCGCGTCCGGACGCGATCATCGGCACCGGCCGTTCGGACTACCCGAACCAGGTCAACAACGTGCTGTGCTTCCCGTACCTGTTCCGCGGTGCGCTGGACGTCGGCGCGACCGCGATCAACGAGGAAATGAAGATCGCCTGCGTGCGCGCGATCGCCGCGCTGGCCCGCCGTGCCGCCACCGACATGGGCTCGGCCTATGGCGGTGAAACCCCGAGCTTCGGTCGTGAGTACCTGATTCCGCGTCCGTTCGACCGTCGCCTGCTGGTGGAGCTGTCGGCTGCCGTGGCCCAGGCCGCGATGGATTCGGGCGTGGCGGCACGTCCGATCGCCGACATGGAAGCCTACCGGCAGAAGCTGTCGCAGTTCGTCTACCGCACCAGCCTGATGATGAAGCCGGTCTACGACCGCGCGCGCAGCGACAAGCAGCGCGTGGTGTATGCCGAAGGCGAAGAGGAAGTGGTGCTGCAGGCGGTGCAGAACGTGGTCGACGACGGCCTGGCACATCCGATCCTGATCGGCCGCCCGGAAGTGATCGAATCACGCATCGAACGCCTCGGCCTGCGCCTGAAGATCGGCGAGAACATTGAAGTCACCAACATCAATGACGACCCGCGCTTCAACGAATACTGGCAGTACTACCACGGCCTGACCGGCCGTCGTGGCGTCACCGTGGCCGCCGCCAAGAACCTGATGCGTTCGCGCCCGACCCTGATCGCCGCCGTGATGGTGGCCCGTGGCGAAGCCGATGCGATGCTGACCGGCATTGTCGGCCGCTTCCACAAGAAGCTGGGTTACGTGCGCAGCGTGCTGCCGCTGGAATCGAAGGTCACCTCGACCTCGGCGATGACCGGCGTGATCAACCAGCAGGGTGTGTTCTTCTTCGTCGACACCCACGTGCAGGAAGACCCGACCGCAGAGCAGCTGTGCGAAGCGACCCTGCAGGCGGCGTACCGCATGAAGCTGTTCGGCGTCGAGCCGAAGGTGGCACTGCTGTCGCACTCCAACTTCGGCAGCCACGATTCGAAGGATGCGCTGAAGATGCGCCAGGTGCGCGAGCTGCTGCTCAAGCGCAACCCGCGTCTGAACGTGGACGGCGAAATGCAGGGCGACACCGCATGGGATGAAGCCCTGCGCCAGAAGCTGCTGCCGGGCTCGACCCTGCAGGGCCGTGCCAACCTGTTCGTGCTGCCGAACCTGGAAGCAGCCAACATCGCCTACAACCTGGTGCGCGTGTTCACCGATGGCGTGGCGATCGGCCCGATCCTGATGGGCGTCAACAAGCCGGTGCACATCCTGACCACCAGTGCTACCTCGCGCCGGATCCTGAACATGACCGCGATTGCCGCCGTCGATGCGCAGATCCGCAAGCAGATCGAAGCGGAAAAGAAGGCGTAA
- a CDS encoding sensor histidine kinase, giving the protein MADARSASAAPGSLRRTLLLYLGALLAVFAVALLFAARDYGQRAANRSYDHLLVSSALSIADSVALVDGQWQVDLPYAALDLLAMAPEDRVFYRVTDSRGNLITGYGDLPASPRRPGTQPQLFDAPYSGETVRFVVVGRSFAAASAQGEVQVQVGQTRRAREAVAQELVNRALLAIGVLSGLLLALVAFGVHRAFRPLVRVERELSRREPSDLKPLDARVPREMDQMVAALNRFMERLSSSNETLRAFMAEAAHQMRTPLAALRAQAQLALDDDDPQDMRRSLLAIERNATHMSRLLNQLLSDASVIHRSHLQRFATVDLAETVHQALHEALPQAGPAPRVQLAMTAEPVQVHGDALLLREAIKNLVDNALKYGGDGPLQIALTAEGAQAVLTIADHGTGIAAADAERVFERFARGEGAPSGGAGLGLAIVKRVVDSHGGQIDLSNRPQGGLVATIRLPRSST; this is encoded by the coding sequence ATGGCTGACGCGCGCAGCGCAAGCGCCGCCCCTGGGTCGCTGCGGCGCACCCTGCTGCTGTACCTGGGCGCATTGCTGGCGGTGTTCGCGGTAGCGCTGCTGTTCGCTGCGCGCGACTACGGCCAACGCGCGGCCAACCGCTCCTACGACCATCTGCTGGTGTCCTCGGCCCTGTCGATCGCCGATTCGGTGGCATTGGTGGACGGCCAGTGGCAGGTGGACCTTCCGTATGCGGCGCTGGACCTGCTGGCGATGGCGCCGGAAGACCGCGTGTTCTACCGGGTCACCGACAGCCGTGGCAACCTGATCACCGGTTACGGCGATCTTCCCGCGTCGCCGCGTCGGCCGGGCACGCAACCGCAGTTGTTCGATGCGCCCTACAGCGGCGAGACCGTGCGTTTCGTCGTGGTCGGGCGCAGCTTTGCCGCTGCCTCCGCGCAGGGCGAGGTGCAGGTGCAGGTGGGGCAGACCCGGCGTGCGCGCGAAGCGGTGGCGCAGGAACTGGTCAACCGTGCGCTGCTGGCGATCGGCGTGTTGTCGGGGTTGTTGCTGGCACTGGTGGCCTTCGGCGTGCACCGCGCGTTCCGGCCACTGGTCCGGGTCGAGCGCGAACTGTCACGCCGCGAGCCGTCCGACCTGAAACCGCTGGACGCGCGCGTGCCACGCGAGATGGACCAGATGGTGGCAGCGCTGAACCGCTTCATGGAGCGCCTGTCCAGCAGCAATGAAACCCTGCGTGCGTTCATGGCCGAGGCCGCGCACCAGATGCGCACGCCGTTGGCAGCGCTGCGCGCGCAGGCGCAGCTGGCGCTGGATGACGACGACCCGCAGGACATGCGGCGCAGCCTGCTGGCGATCGAGCGCAACGCCACCCACATGAGCCGCCTGCTCAACCAGCTGCTCAGCGATGCCAGCGTGATCCATCGATCACATCTGCAGCGCTTCGCCACCGTGGACCTGGCCGAGACCGTGCACCAGGCGCTGCACGAAGCACTGCCGCAGGCCGGGCCCGCCCCGCGCGTGCAGCTGGCGATGACGGCCGAGCCGGTGCAGGTGCACGGTGACGCGTTGCTGCTGCGCGAGGCCATCAAGAATCTGGTCGACAACGCGCTGAAGTACGGCGGCGATGGTCCGTTGCAGATCGCGCTGACCGCTGAGGGCGCGCAGGCCGTGCTGACCATCGCCGACCACGGTACGGGCATCGCCGCTGCGGATGCCGAACGCGTGTTCGAGCGTTTCGCACGGGGCGAGGGCGCGCCCTCCGGCGGTGCCGGCCTCGGCCTGGCCATCGTCAAGCGGGTGGTCGACAGCCACGGTGGCCAGATCGATCTCAGCAATCGACCGCAGGGCGGCCTGGTCGCCACCATCCGCCTGCCCCGGAGCAGCACATGA
- a CDS encoding ABC transporter substrate-binding protein — protein sequence MIRLFAATVALLLAVPALAAPGDVRRFPAQGTATAQLRIHGTTDIEVFAEVIADYQRLHPGSEVVYEDIITQDLYARYLHDRTGPASPDLLISSGMDLQTKLVNDGHALPHRSVQTQALPAWAQWRGEAFGISYEPVVMVYNTRRLPAAKVPHTRRQLLDLLRAEGAPLRGKVGTYDIERSSVGYLLATQDAQRGSIAGALLGALGDNAVVREERTGVLLDQVASGQLSLVYNVLGSYAQARIDAGAPLAIVEPEDYTLVVLRTAVIPRTGAHPQEARRFLDYLLSPRGQQVLARQARLMPIVRGDARGDDAPGRSRRPIQLGPGLLVYLDVLKRRQFLDAWRSSVEPAGR from the coding sequence ATGATCCGCCTGTTTGCCGCCACTGTTGCCCTGCTGCTGGCCGTGCCGGCCCTCGCTGCGCCCGGCGATGTACGCCGCTTTCCCGCACAGGGCACCGCGACTGCACAGCTGCGCATCCACGGCACCACCGATATCGAGGTTTTCGCCGAGGTCATTGCCGACTACCAGCGGCTGCATCCGGGCAGCGAGGTGGTGTACGAAGACATCATCACCCAGGATCTGTACGCGCGTTACCTGCATGACCGCACCGGACCTGCGTCGCCGGATCTGCTGATCTCCAGCGGCATGGACCTGCAGACCAAGCTGGTCAACGACGGTCATGCGTTGCCGCACCGCTCGGTGCAGACCCAGGCGCTGCCTGCGTGGGCGCAGTGGCGTGGCGAGGCGTTCGGCATCAGTTACGAGCCGGTGGTGATGGTCTACAACACGCGCAGGCTGCCGGCCGCGAAAGTGCCGCACACGCGTCGACAACTGCTGGACCTGCTGCGTGCGGAAGGGGCGCCGTTGCGCGGCAAGGTCGGTACCTACGATATCGAACGCAGCAGCGTGGGTTACCTGCTGGCGACCCAGGATGCCCAGCGCGGCAGCATCGCCGGCGCCCTGCTCGGTGCGCTGGGGGACAACGCGGTGGTACGCGAGGAGCGCACCGGCGTGCTGCTGGACCAGGTGGCCAGCGGTCAGTTGTCGCTGGTCTACAACGTGCTGGGCTCGTATGCGCAGGCGCGTATCGACGCGGGCGCACCGCTGGCCATCGTCGAGCCGGAGGACTACACGCTGGTGGTACTGCGCACCGCGGTGATTCCGCGCACTGGAGCGCACCCGCAGGAAGCGCGACGCTTTCTCGACTACCTGCTGTCGCCACGCGGCCAGCAGGTGCTCGCGCGCCAGGCCCGGCTGATGCCGATCGTGCGCGGCGATGCGCGCGGCGACGATGCGCCCGGGCGCAGCCGCCGCCCGATCCAGCTCGGCCCCGGCCTGCTGGTCTACCTGGATGTGCTCAAGCGCCGCCAGTTCCTGGATGCCTGGCGCAGCAGCGTGGAGCCGGCGGGGCGCTAA
- a CDS encoding hybrid sensor histidine kinase/response regulator: MYWLSRHRLQLLTVLVMVAGTVLCAVAAGHYAWRRALGTESAQVQRQLQLYGQGLQQRIDRFGTLPQVMALDPDLQHALRVPPSPAERQRLNLKLQRANQVTRTSTLTLVGRDGVAVAASNWDQPTSNVGEDYSYRPYYQQALAHGRGRFYGIGMTTGVPGYFMSEAILDADSQRIGVIVIKIELSALEQEWLNSPDVVLTSDNHDVVFLANRDAWRYRLLRPLGAEERNEMRAARQYADRSLQPLRVRTEDVLADGGRMVRLLDPPLPQAMLWQTLALPDEDWSLHLLHDAGAATSAGRGAAVAGAAAWLALGFLVLFVQQRRRLSKHRQRSRRELETLLKQHAQELRTAQDGLLEAATDADVGLSRSLEHLPQGVVVIDKEQRLVAWNSRYLELFRFPAGLVRVGRPIEELFRFNARRGLLGPGPIDEAIERRLTHLRSGRPHMRESEKDDGTVLEIRGNPLPDGGFVTSYADITSYKNAARELRSLADALEHRVAERTQDLDEARREAEQANRYKTRFVASAVHDLLQPLNAARMFVSVLRGKLSDPAQQQTSDHIDAALAAQDAILNSLLDISRLESGSLQVRVRAFALSPLLETLAREFGIAAQSRGLQLDWVDTHAVVVSDEALLRRILQNFLSNALRYTPRGRVLIGCRRAGDQLRIEVHDQGPGIPESLQGEIFEEFRRLNDGVEQERGAGLGLAIVERIGRLLGHRISLRSTLGKGSVFAVSVALGRADEVIAPPAAPVIATEPSDDSPLRQCRVWSIDDDPHVCAATRALLERWGCNVELADGPQGAVEIASALNVPQLLLLDVRMGQWHGPDLYEALCTLWQARPPVILVTAERDDALKAHAAENGWGFLLKPVRPPALRALMTQLLLRHRG; the protein is encoded by the coding sequence ATGTATTGGCTCAGCCGCCACCGCCTGCAGTTGCTGACCGTTCTGGTGATGGTGGCCGGCACCGTGCTGTGCGCGGTCGCCGCCGGCCACTACGCCTGGCGTCGCGCCCTGGGCACGGAAAGCGCACAGGTGCAGCGCCAGCTGCAGCTGTATGGCCAGGGGCTGCAACAGCGCATCGACCGGTTCGGCACCCTGCCGCAGGTGATGGCGCTGGATCCGGACCTGCAGCACGCACTGCGGGTACCGCCCTCGCCCGCCGAGCGGCAACGCCTGAACCTGAAACTGCAGCGCGCCAACCAGGTTACCCGCACCTCGACGCTGACCCTGGTCGGCCGCGATGGCGTGGCCGTGGCTGCCAGCAACTGGGACCAGCCGACCAGCAACGTCGGCGAGGATTACAGCTACCGCCCCTACTACCAGCAAGCACTGGCTCATGGCCGTGGTCGTTTCTACGGCATCGGCATGACCACCGGCGTGCCCGGCTATTTCATGTCCGAAGCCATCCTGGATGCCGACAGCCAGCGCATCGGCGTGATCGTGATCAAGATCGAGCTGTCCGCGCTGGAACAGGAATGGTTGAACAGCCCGGACGTGGTGCTGACCAGCGACAACCACGACGTGGTGTTCCTGGCCAACCGCGATGCCTGGCGCTACCGCCTGCTGCGCCCGCTCGGCGCGGAGGAACGCAACGAGATGCGTGCGGCGCGGCAGTATGCCGATCGCTCGCTGCAACCGCTGCGCGTACGCACCGAAGATGTGCTGGCCGATGGCGGCCGCATGGTCCGCCTGCTCGACCCACCACTACCGCAGGCAATGCTGTGGCAGACCCTGGCGCTGCCCGACGAGGACTGGAGCCTGCATCTGCTGCATGACGCGGGCGCGGCCACCAGCGCTGGCCGCGGCGCGGCCGTGGCCGGCGCCGCCGCATGGCTGGCGCTGGGATTCCTGGTGTTGTTCGTGCAGCAACGGCGTCGCCTGTCCAAGCATCGCCAGCGCAGCCGGCGCGAACTGGAAACTCTGCTCAAGCAGCACGCGCAGGAGCTGCGCACCGCCCAGGACGGCCTGCTGGAAGCCGCCACCGACGCCGACGTCGGCTTGAGCCGCAGCCTCGAACATCTGCCACAGGGCGTGGTGGTGATCGACAAGGAGCAGCGTCTGGTGGCGTGGAATTCTCGCTATCTGGAGCTGTTCCGTTTCCCGGCGGGGCTGGTGCGGGTGGGCCGCCCGATCGAAGAACTGTTCCGTTTCAATGCACGTCGTGGCCTGTTGGGCCCCGGTCCGATCGACGAGGCCATCGAACGGCGCCTGACCCACCTGCGCAGCGGTCGCCCGCATATGCGCGAGAGCGAGAAGGACGACGGCACGGTGCTGGAGATCCGCGGCAACCCGCTGCCCGATGGTGGGTTCGTCACCAGCTATGCCGACATCACCAGCTACAAGAACGCCGCACGCGAACTGCGCTCGCTGGCCGATGCGCTGGAACACCGCGTGGCCGAACGCACCCAGGATCTGGACGAAGCACGCCGCGAAGCCGAACAGGCCAACCGCTACAAGACCCGCTTCGTGGCCTCGGCGGTGCACGACCTGCTGCAGCCGCTGAATGCCGCGCGCATGTTCGTGTCGGTGCTGCGCGGAAAGCTGAGTGACCCCGCGCAGCAGCAGACCAGTGACCATATCGACGCCGCACTGGCAGCGCAGGATGCGATCCTCAACAGTCTGCTGGATATCTCGCGGCTGGAATCGGGATCGTTGCAGGTCCGCGTGCGCGCTTTTGCGCTTTCGCCTTTACTGGAAACCCTGGCGCGCGAGTTTGGCATCGCCGCACAGAGCCGTGGCCTGCAGCTTGACTGGGTTGACACTCACGCGGTTGTGGTCAGCGACGAAGCGCTGCTGCGGCGCATCCTGCAGAACTTCCTGTCCAATGCGCTGCGCTACACGCCACGTGGACGCGTGCTGATCGGCTGCCGACGCGCAGGTGACCAGTTGCGCATCGAGGTGCATGACCAGGGCCCGGGCATTCCGGAAAGCCTGCAGGGCGAGATCTTCGAGGAATTCCGCCGCTTGAATGATGGCGTGGAGCAGGAACGTGGCGCCGGCCTGGGCCTGGCCATCGTCGAGCGTATCGGCCGCCTGCTCGGCCACCGCATCAGCCTGCGTTCCACGCTGGGCAAGGGCAGCGTATTCGCCGTCAGCGTGGCACTCGGACGCGCCGACGAGGTGATTGCACCGCCGGCGGCGCCGGTCATCGCGACCGAGCCGTCTGATGACAGCCCACTGCGCCAATGTCGGGTATGGAGCATCGATGATGACCCGCATGTCTGTGCGGCGACCCGTGCCCTGCTGGAACGCTGGGGCTGCAATGTGGAACTTGCCGACGGCCCGCAGGGCGCGGTGGAAATCGCCAGCGCGTTGAACGTGCCGCAGCTGTTGCTGCTGGACGTGCGCATGGGGCAGTGGCACGGACCAGACCTGTATGAAGCGCTGTGCACGCTGTGGCAGGCGCGGCCGCCAGTGATCCTGGTGACTGCCGAGCGCGATGATGCGCTGAAGGCGCATGCTGCCGAGAACGGTTGGGGCTTCCTGCTCAAGCCGGTGCGGCCACCGGCGCTGCGTGCATTGATGACGCAGTTGCTGTTGCGGCATCGCGGGTAA
- a CDS encoding response regulator yields MSEYTILIADDHPLLRSAVVQSLRQSLPLAQVREVASAEALAAALDAQPDVDLVLLDLTMPGAHGFSALLHVRGSHPDIPVVILSSNDHPRVIRRAQQFGAAGFIPKSAPAETIGEAVQAVLDGGLWFPAMAAERSEADALLASRLAQLTPQQFRVLLCLADGLLNKQIAYELGLAENTVKVHVTAILKKLECHSRTQAAVLVKALEPEGDARAGLDG; encoded by the coding sequence ATGAGCGAATACACCATCCTGATCGCCGATGACCATCCGCTGCTGCGTTCGGCGGTGGTGCAGTCATTGCGGCAGAGCCTGCCGCTGGCGCAGGTGCGCGAGGTCGCCAGCGCCGAAGCATTGGCTGCGGCGCTGGATGCACAGCCCGATGTGGATCTGGTACTGCTGGACCTGACCATGCCGGGCGCGCATGGGTTCTCCGCGCTGCTGCACGTGCGCGGTTCGCACCCGGACATTCCGGTGGTGATCCTGTCCTCCAACGATCATCCGCGGGTGATCCGTCGCGCCCAGCAGTTCGGCGCCGCCGGATTCATCCCGAAGTCGGCCCCGGCCGAAACCATCGGCGAGGCGGTGCAGGCGGTACTCGATGGTGGCCTGTGGTTCCCGGCGATGGCCGCCGAGCGTTCCGAGGCCGACGCGCTGCTGGCCAGCCGTTTGGCGCAGCTCACGCCGCAGCAGTTCCGGGTGCTGCTGTGCCTGGCCGACGGGCTGCTCAACAAGCAGATTGCCTATGAGCTGGGGTTGGCCGAGAACACGGTGAAGGTGCACGTGACCGCGATCCTGAAGAAGCTCGAATGCCACAGCCGCACCCAGGCGGCGGTGCTGGTAAAGGCATTGGAGCCGGAAGGCGACGCGCGCGCCGGGTTGGATGGCTGA